One genomic region from Capra hircus breed San Clemente chromosome 18, ASM170441v1, whole genome shotgun sequence encodes:
- the CAPN12 gene encoding calpain-12 isoform X4 translates to MACGSRRVTIQLVNEETGPETKGPKLFRGQNYEAIRAACLDEGILFRDPYFPAGPDALGYDQLGPHSEKAKGVEWKRPHEFCTEPQFICEDMSRTDVCQGRLGNCWFLAAAASLTLYPRLLSRVVPPGQGFQHGYAGVFHFQLWQFGRWVDVVVDDRLPVCEGKLMFVRSDQRNEFWAPLLEKAYAKLHGSYEVMRGGHMNEAFVDFTGGVGEVLYLKKDTPNPPGLFSILRRALAKESLVGATALSDRGEYRTGDGLVKGHAYSVTGTHKVSLGFTKVRLLRLRNPWGRVEWNGAWSDSCPRWDALPTEWRDALLVKKEDGEFWMELLDFFRHFDTVQICSLSPEVLGPSPAGGGWHIHTFQGRWVRGFNSGGSQPGAETFWMNPQFRLTLLEPDEEDEDEDGSLGCWGAAGAGGPVRGARTPKCTVLLSLIQRNQRRLRAQGLKYLTVGFHVFQIPEEQLGLWDSPRSRAHLSGLLRADRSPFCARRDVSRRCRLRPGHYLVVPSAARAGDEADFTLRVFSERRHTAMEVDDVISADLHALMVPYIPLELELQQLFQELAGEEEELGAPQLQILLSIALEPARAHAQTPREIGLRTCEQLLQCFGHGGSLDLYHFQQLWGHLLEWQATFDKFDEDASGTMNSYELRLALNAAGPEK, encoded by the exons ATGGCGTGTGGCAGCAGGAGAGTCACCATCCAGTTGGTTAACGAGGAGACAGGGCCTGAAACCAAGGGCCCAAAGCTCTTTCGCGGCCAGAACTACGAAGCAATCCGAGCAGCCTGCCTGGATGAGGGGATCCTGTTCCGAGATCCTTACTTCCCTGCTGGCCCTGATGCCCTTGGCTACGACCAGCTGGGGCCCCACTCGGAGAAGGCCAAAGGGGTGGAATGGAAGAGGCCCCAC GAGTTTTGCACTGAGCCCCAGTTCATCTGTGAGGACATGAGTCGAACAGATGTGTGTCAGGGGAGACTGG GTAACTGCTGGTTTCTTGCGGCTGCTGCCTCCCTCACTCTGTACCCCCGACTCCTGTCCCGTGTGGTACCCCCGGGACAGGGCTTCCAACATGGCTACGCAGGTGTCTTCCACTTTCAG CTCTGGCAGTTTGGCCGCTGGGTGGACGTCGTGGTGGACGACAGGCTGCCTGTGTGCGAGGGGAAGCTGATGTTCGTGCGCTCTGATCAGCGGAACGAGTTCTGGGCTCCGCTGCTGGAAAAGGCCTATGCTAA GCTCCACGGCTCCTATGAGGTGATGCGAGGCGGCCACATGAATGAGGCTTTTGTGGACTTCACAGGGGGTGTAGGTGAGGTGCTTTACCTGAAGAAGGACACTCCAAACCCTCCGGGCCTCTTCTCCATCCTGCGCCGTGCCCTGGCCAAGGAGTCCCTCGTGGGGGCCACTGCCCTG AGTGATCGGGGTGAGTACCGGACAGGCGACGGGCTGGTGAAGGGACACGCATATTCAGTCACGGGCACACACAAG GTGTCACTGGGCTTCACTAAGGTGCGGCTGCTGCGGCTGCGGAACCCATGGGGCCGAGTGGAGTGGAATGGGGCCTGGAGCGACAG CTGCCCACGCTGGGATGCGCTCCCTACAGAGTGGCGTGATGCCTTGCTGGTGAAAAAAGAGGATGGCGAGTTCTG GATGGAGCTGCTGGACTTCTTCCGCCACTTTGACACTGTCCAGATCTGCTCGCTGAGCCCCGAAGTGCTGGGCCCCAGCCCGGCTGGAGGCGGCTGGCACATCCACACCTTCCAAGGCCGCTGGGTGCGCGGCTTCAACTCTGGCGGGAGCCAGCCTGGTGCCG AAACCTTCTGGATGAACCCCCAGTTCCGGCTGACGTTGCTGGAGCCTGATGAAGAGGATGAGGACGAGGATGGATCCTTGGGGTGCTGGGGggcagcaggggcagggggccCCGTGCGGGGCGCTCGCACCCCCAAATGCACTGTTCTCCTATCACTCATCCAGCGCAACCAGCGGCGCCTGAGGGCCCAGGGCCTCAAATACCTGACCGTGGGCTTCCACGTGTTCCAG ATCCCAGAGGAG CAACTGGGCCTGTGGGACTCCCCGCGGAGTCGCGCGCACTTGTCCGGCCTGCTGCGCGCTGACCGCTCACCATTCTGCGCCCGCCGCGACGTGAGCCGCCGCTGTCGCCTGCGCCCGGGCCACTACCTGGTGGTGCCCAGCGCCGCCCGTGCCGGCGATGAGGCCGACTTCACGCTGCGCGTGTTCTCTGAGCGCCGCCACACGGCCAT GGAGGTAGATGACGTGATCAGCGCCGACCTGCACGCGCTTATG GTCCCCTACATTCCCCTGGAGCTGGAGTTGCAGCAGCTTTTTCAGGAGCTGGCAGGAGAG GAGGAAGAACTTGGCGCCCCTCAGCTCCAGATCTTGTTAAGCAtcgccctggagcctg CCAGGGCCCATGCCCAGACCCCCAGAGAAATCGGGCTCAGGACCTGTGAGCAGCTGCTGCAGTGTTTTGGG CATGGGGGAAGTCTGGACTTGTACCACTTCCAGCAGCTCTGGGGCCACCTCCTGGAGTGGCAG GCCACATTCGATAAGTTCGACGAGGACGCCTCTGGAACCATGAACTCCTATGAGCTGAGGCTGGCGCTGAATGCGGCGG GCCCAGAGAAGTGA
- the CAPN12 gene encoding calpain-12 isoform X1 encodes MACGSRRVTIQLVNEETGPETKGPKLFRGQNYEAIRAACLDEGILFRDPYFPAGPDALGYDQLGPHSEKAKGVEWKRPHEFCTEPQFICEDMSRTDVCQGRLGNCWFLAAAASLTLYPRLLSRVVPPGQGFQHGYAGVFHFQLWQFGRWVDVVVDDRLPVCEGKLMFVRSDQRNEFWAPLLEKAYAKLHGSYEVMRGGHMNEAFVDFTGGVGEVLYLKKDTPNPPGLFSILRRALAKESLVGATALSDRGEYRTGDGLVKGHAYSVTGTHKVSLGFTKVRLLRLRNPWGRVEWNGAWSDSCPRWDALPTEWRDALLVKKEDGEFWMELLDFFRHFDTVQICSLSPEVLGPSPAGGGWHIHTFQGRWVRGFNSGGSQPGAETFWMNPQFRLTLLEPDEEDEDEDGSLGCWGAAGAGGPVRGARTPKCTVLLSLIQRNQRRLRAQGLKYLTVGFHVFQIPEEQLGLWDSPRSRAHLSGLLRADRSPFCARRDVSRRCRLRPGHYLVVPSAARAGDEADFTLRVFSERRHTAMEVDDVISADLHALMVPYIPLELELQQLFQELAGEEEELGAPQLQILLSIALEPARAHAQTPREIGLRTCEQLLQCFGHGGSLDLYHFQQLWGHLLEWQATFDKFDEDASGTMNSYELRLALNAAGFHLNNQLTQALTSRYRDSRLRVDFERFVSCMAQLICIFLDAGGHLLLDLSPGSLPLPHPSPDRGEGAAALTVDGRLSTALGASLPGADFRPHPSPAG; translated from the exons ATGGCGTGTGGCAGCAGGAGAGTCACCATCCAGTTGGTTAACGAGGAGACAGGGCCTGAAACCAAGGGCCCAAAGCTCTTTCGCGGCCAGAACTACGAAGCAATCCGAGCAGCCTGCCTGGATGAGGGGATCCTGTTCCGAGATCCTTACTTCCCTGCTGGCCCTGATGCCCTTGGCTACGACCAGCTGGGGCCCCACTCGGAGAAGGCCAAAGGGGTGGAATGGAAGAGGCCCCAC GAGTTTTGCACTGAGCCCCAGTTCATCTGTGAGGACATGAGTCGAACAGATGTGTGTCAGGGGAGACTGG GTAACTGCTGGTTTCTTGCGGCTGCTGCCTCCCTCACTCTGTACCCCCGACTCCTGTCCCGTGTGGTACCCCCGGGACAGGGCTTCCAACATGGCTACGCAGGTGTCTTCCACTTTCAG CTCTGGCAGTTTGGCCGCTGGGTGGACGTCGTGGTGGACGACAGGCTGCCTGTGTGCGAGGGGAAGCTGATGTTCGTGCGCTCTGATCAGCGGAACGAGTTCTGGGCTCCGCTGCTGGAAAAGGCCTATGCTAA GCTCCACGGCTCCTATGAGGTGATGCGAGGCGGCCACATGAATGAGGCTTTTGTGGACTTCACAGGGGGTGTAGGTGAGGTGCTTTACCTGAAGAAGGACACTCCAAACCCTCCGGGCCTCTTCTCCATCCTGCGCCGTGCCCTGGCCAAGGAGTCCCTCGTGGGGGCCACTGCCCTG AGTGATCGGGGTGAGTACCGGACAGGCGACGGGCTGGTGAAGGGACACGCATATTCAGTCACGGGCACACACAAG GTGTCACTGGGCTTCACTAAGGTGCGGCTGCTGCGGCTGCGGAACCCATGGGGCCGAGTGGAGTGGAATGGGGCCTGGAGCGACAG CTGCCCACGCTGGGATGCGCTCCCTACAGAGTGGCGTGATGCCTTGCTGGTGAAAAAAGAGGATGGCGAGTTCTG GATGGAGCTGCTGGACTTCTTCCGCCACTTTGACACTGTCCAGATCTGCTCGCTGAGCCCCGAAGTGCTGGGCCCCAGCCCGGCTGGAGGCGGCTGGCACATCCACACCTTCCAAGGCCGCTGGGTGCGCGGCTTCAACTCTGGCGGGAGCCAGCCTGGTGCCG AAACCTTCTGGATGAACCCCCAGTTCCGGCTGACGTTGCTGGAGCCTGATGAAGAGGATGAGGACGAGGATGGATCCTTGGGGTGCTGGGGggcagcaggggcagggggccCCGTGCGGGGCGCTCGCACCCCCAAATGCACTGTTCTCCTATCACTCATCCAGCGCAACCAGCGGCGCCTGAGGGCCCAGGGCCTCAAATACCTGACCGTGGGCTTCCACGTGTTCCAG ATCCCAGAGGAG CAACTGGGCCTGTGGGACTCCCCGCGGAGTCGCGCGCACTTGTCCGGCCTGCTGCGCGCTGACCGCTCACCATTCTGCGCCCGCCGCGACGTGAGCCGCCGCTGTCGCCTGCGCCCGGGCCACTACCTGGTGGTGCCCAGCGCCGCCCGTGCCGGCGATGAGGCCGACTTCACGCTGCGCGTGTTCTCTGAGCGCCGCCACACGGCCAT GGAGGTAGATGACGTGATCAGCGCCGACCTGCACGCGCTTATG GTCCCCTACATTCCCCTGGAGCTGGAGTTGCAGCAGCTTTTTCAGGAGCTGGCAGGAGAG GAGGAAGAACTTGGCGCCCCTCAGCTCCAGATCTTGTTAAGCAtcgccctggagcctg CCAGGGCCCATGCCCAGACCCCCAGAGAAATCGGGCTCAGGACCTGTGAGCAGCTGCTGCAGTGTTTTGGG CATGGGGGAAGTCTGGACTTGTACCACTTCCAGCAGCTCTGGGGCCACCTCCTGGAGTGGCAG GCCACATTCGATAAGTTCGACGAGGACGCCTCTGGAACCATGAACTCCTATGAGCTGAGGCTGGCGCTGAATGCGGCGG GCTTCCACCTGAACAACCAGCTGACCCAGGCCCTCACGAGCCGCTACCGTGACAGCCGCCTGCGTGTGGACTTTGAGCGCTTCGTGTCCTGCATGGCCCAGCTCATCTGCATCTTCC TGGATGCAGGTGGCCACCTTCTCCTAGATCTCAGCCCGGGATCCCTGcctctcccccatcccagcccGGACCGCGGGGAGGGAGCAGCTGCTCTGACGGTGGACGGTCGTCTGAGCACGGCCTTGGGAGCCAGCCTGCCTGGAGCTGATTTCAGGCCCCACCCCTCACCGGCTGGGTGA
- the CAPN12 gene encoding calpain-12 isoform X3, translating to MACGSRRVTIQLVNEETGPETKGPKLFRGQNYEAIRAACLDEGILFRDPYFPAGPDALGYDQLGPHSEKAKGVEWKRPHEFCTEPQFICEDMSRTDVCQGRLGNCWFLAAAASLTLYPRLLSRVVPPGQGFQHGYAGVFHFQLWQFGRWVDVVVDDRLPVCEGKLMFVRSDQRNEFWAPLLEKAYAKLHGSYEVMRGGHMNEAFVDFTGGVGEVLYLKKDTPNPPGLFSILRRALAKESLVGATALSDRGEYRTGDGLVKGHAYSVTGTHKVSLGFTKVRLLRLRNPWGRVEWNGAWSDSCPRWDALPTEWRDALLVKKEDGEFWMELLDFFRHFDTVQICSLSPEVLGPSPAGGGWHIHTFQGRWVRGFNSGGSQPGAETFWMNPQFRLTLLEPDEEDEDEDGSLGCWGAAGAGGPVRGARTPKCTVLLSLIQRNQRRLRAQGLKYLTVGFHVFQIPEEQLGLWDSPRSRAHLSGLLRADRSPFCARRDVSRRCRLRPGHYLVVPSAARAGDEADFTLRVFSERRHTAMEVDDVISADLHALMVPYIPLELELQQLFQELAGEEEELGAPQLQILLSIALEPARAHAQTPREIGLRTCEQLLQCFGVYYGGSAQGGGMASAPLLETLTLTRCSLPSMGEVWTCTTSSSSGATSWSGRPHSISSTRTPLEP from the exons ATGGCGTGTGGCAGCAGGAGAGTCACCATCCAGTTGGTTAACGAGGAGACAGGGCCTGAAACCAAGGGCCCAAAGCTCTTTCGCGGCCAGAACTACGAAGCAATCCGAGCAGCCTGCCTGGATGAGGGGATCCTGTTCCGAGATCCTTACTTCCCTGCTGGCCCTGATGCCCTTGGCTACGACCAGCTGGGGCCCCACTCGGAGAAGGCCAAAGGGGTGGAATGGAAGAGGCCCCAC GAGTTTTGCACTGAGCCCCAGTTCATCTGTGAGGACATGAGTCGAACAGATGTGTGTCAGGGGAGACTGG GTAACTGCTGGTTTCTTGCGGCTGCTGCCTCCCTCACTCTGTACCCCCGACTCCTGTCCCGTGTGGTACCCCCGGGACAGGGCTTCCAACATGGCTACGCAGGTGTCTTCCACTTTCAG CTCTGGCAGTTTGGCCGCTGGGTGGACGTCGTGGTGGACGACAGGCTGCCTGTGTGCGAGGGGAAGCTGATGTTCGTGCGCTCTGATCAGCGGAACGAGTTCTGGGCTCCGCTGCTGGAAAAGGCCTATGCTAA GCTCCACGGCTCCTATGAGGTGATGCGAGGCGGCCACATGAATGAGGCTTTTGTGGACTTCACAGGGGGTGTAGGTGAGGTGCTTTACCTGAAGAAGGACACTCCAAACCCTCCGGGCCTCTTCTCCATCCTGCGCCGTGCCCTGGCCAAGGAGTCCCTCGTGGGGGCCACTGCCCTG AGTGATCGGGGTGAGTACCGGACAGGCGACGGGCTGGTGAAGGGACACGCATATTCAGTCACGGGCACACACAAG GTGTCACTGGGCTTCACTAAGGTGCGGCTGCTGCGGCTGCGGAACCCATGGGGCCGAGTGGAGTGGAATGGGGCCTGGAGCGACAG CTGCCCACGCTGGGATGCGCTCCCTACAGAGTGGCGTGATGCCTTGCTGGTGAAAAAAGAGGATGGCGAGTTCTG GATGGAGCTGCTGGACTTCTTCCGCCACTTTGACACTGTCCAGATCTGCTCGCTGAGCCCCGAAGTGCTGGGCCCCAGCCCGGCTGGAGGCGGCTGGCACATCCACACCTTCCAAGGCCGCTGGGTGCGCGGCTTCAACTCTGGCGGGAGCCAGCCTGGTGCCG AAACCTTCTGGATGAACCCCCAGTTCCGGCTGACGTTGCTGGAGCCTGATGAAGAGGATGAGGACGAGGATGGATCCTTGGGGTGCTGGGGggcagcaggggcagggggccCCGTGCGGGGCGCTCGCACCCCCAAATGCACTGTTCTCCTATCACTCATCCAGCGCAACCAGCGGCGCCTGAGGGCCCAGGGCCTCAAATACCTGACCGTGGGCTTCCACGTGTTCCAG ATCCCAGAGGAG CAACTGGGCCTGTGGGACTCCCCGCGGAGTCGCGCGCACTTGTCCGGCCTGCTGCGCGCTGACCGCTCACCATTCTGCGCCCGCCGCGACGTGAGCCGCCGCTGTCGCCTGCGCCCGGGCCACTACCTGGTGGTGCCCAGCGCCGCCCGTGCCGGCGATGAGGCCGACTTCACGCTGCGCGTGTTCTCTGAGCGCCGCCACACGGCCAT GGAGGTAGATGACGTGATCAGCGCCGACCTGCACGCGCTTATG GTCCCCTACATTCCCCTGGAGCTGGAGTTGCAGCAGCTTTTTCAGGAGCTGGCAGGAGAG GAGGAAGAACTTGGCGCCCCTCAGCTCCAGATCTTGTTAAGCAtcgccctggagcctg CCAGGGCCCATGCCCAGACCCCCAGAGAAATCGGGCTCAGGACCTGTGAGCAGCTGCTGCAGTGTTTTGGGGTATATTATGGGGGCAGTGCCCAGGGAGGGGGAATGGCCTCGGCTCCCCTTCTGGAGACATTGACCTTAACCAGATGCTCCCTCCCCAGCATGGGGGAAGTCTGGACTTGTACCACTTCCAGCAGCTCTGGGGCCACCTCCTGGAGTGGCAG GCCACATTCGATAAGTTCGACGAGGACGCCTCTGGAACCATGA
- the CAPN12 gene encoding calpain-12 isoform X2: protein MACGSRRVTIQLVNEETGPETKGPKLFRGQNYEAIRAACLDEGILFRDPYFPAGPDALGYDQLGPHSEKAKGVEWKRPHEFCTEPQFICEDMSRTDVCQGRLGNCWFLAAAASLTLYPRLLSRVVPPGQGFQHGYAGVFHFQLWQFGRWVDVVVDDRLPVCEGKLMFVRSDQRNEFWAPLLEKAYAKLHGSYEVMRGGHMNEAFVDFTGGVGEVLYLKKDTPNPPGLFSILRRALAKESLVGATALSDRGEYRTGDGLVKGHAYSVTGTHKVSLGFTKVRLLRLRNPWGRVEWNGAWSDSCPRWDALPTEWRDALLVKKEDGEFWMELLDFFRHFDTVQICSLSPEVLGPSPAGGGWHIHTFQGRWVRGFNSGGSQPGAETFWMNPQFRLTLLEPDEEDEDEDGSLGCWGAAGAGGPVRGARTPKCTVLLSLIQRNQRRLRAQGLKYLTVGFHVFQIPEEQLGLWDSPRSRAHLSGLLRADRSPFCARRDVSRRCRLRPGHYLVVPSAARAGDEADFTLRVFSERRHTAMEVDDVISADLHALMVPYIPLELELQQLFQELAGEEEELGAPQLQILLSIALEPARAHAQTPREIGLRTCEQLLQCFGHGGSLDLYHFQQLWGHLLEWQATFDKFDEDASGTMNSYELRLALNAAGFHLNNQLTQALTSRYRDSRLRVDFERFVSCMAQLICIFRHCSQYLDGGEGVICLTHRQWMQVATFS from the exons ATGGCGTGTGGCAGCAGGAGAGTCACCATCCAGTTGGTTAACGAGGAGACAGGGCCTGAAACCAAGGGCCCAAAGCTCTTTCGCGGCCAGAACTACGAAGCAATCCGAGCAGCCTGCCTGGATGAGGGGATCCTGTTCCGAGATCCTTACTTCCCTGCTGGCCCTGATGCCCTTGGCTACGACCAGCTGGGGCCCCACTCGGAGAAGGCCAAAGGGGTGGAATGGAAGAGGCCCCAC GAGTTTTGCACTGAGCCCCAGTTCATCTGTGAGGACATGAGTCGAACAGATGTGTGTCAGGGGAGACTGG GTAACTGCTGGTTTCTTGCGGCTGCTGCCTCCCTCACTCTGTACCCCCGACTCCTGTCCCGTGTGGTACCCCCGGGACAGGGCTTCCAACATGGCTACGCAGGTGTCTTCCACTTTCAG CTCTGGCAGTTTGGCCGCTGGGTGGACGTCGTGGTGGACGACAGGCTGCCTGTGTGCGAGGGGAAGCTGATGTTCGTGCGCTCTGATCAGCGGAACGAGTTCTGGGCTCCGCTGCTGGAAAAGGCCTATGCTAA GCTCCACGGCTCCTATGAGGTGATGCGAGGCGGCCACATGAATGAGGCTTTTGTGGACTTCACAGGGGGTGTAGGTGAGGTGCTTTACCTGAAGAAGGACACTCCAAACCCTCCGGGCCTCTTCTCCATCCTGCGCCGTGCCCTGGCCAAGGAGTCCCTCGTGGGGGCCACTGCCCTG AGTGATCGGGGTGAGTACCGGACAGGCGACGGGCTGGTGAAGGGACACGCATATTCAGTCACGGGCACACACAAG GTGTCACTGGGCTTCACTAAGGTGCGGCTGCTGCGGCTGCGGAACCCATGGGGCCGAGTGGAGTGGAATGGGGCCTGGAGCGACAG CTGCCCACGCTGGGATGCGCTCCCTACAGAGTGGCGTGATGCCTTGCTGGTGAAAAAAGAGGATGGCGAGTTCTG GATGGAGCTGCTGGACTTCTTCCGCCACTTTGACACTGTCCAGATCTGCTCGCTGAGCCCCGAAGTGCTGGGCCCCAGCCCGGCTGGAGGCGGCTGGCACATCCACACCTTCCAAGGCCGCTGGGTGCGCGGCTTCAACTCTGGCGGGAGCCAGCCTGGTGCCG AAACCTTCTGGATGAACCCCCAGTTCCGGCTGACGTTGCTGGAGCCTGATGAAGAGGATGAGGACGAGGATGGATCCTTGGGGTGCTGGGGggcagcaggggcagggggccCCGTGCGGGGCGCTCGCACCCCCAAATGCACTGTTCTCCTATCACTCATCCAGCGCAACCAGCGGCGCCTGAGGGCCCAGGGCCTCAAATACCTGACCGTGGGCTTCCACGTGTTCCAG ATCCCAGAGGAG CAACTGGGCCTGTGGGACTCCCCGCGGAGTCGCGCGCACTTGTCCGGCCTGCTGCGCGCTGACCGCTCACCATTCTGCGCCCGCCGCGACGTGAGCCGCCGCTGTCGCCTGCGCCCGGGCCACTACCTGGTGGTGCCCAGCGCCGCCCGTGCCGGCGATGAGGCCGACTTCACGCTGCGCGTGTTCTCTGAGCGCCGCCACACGGCCAT GGAGGTAGATGACGTGATCAGCGCCGACCTGCACGCGCTTATG GTCCCCTACATTCCCCTGGAGCTGGAGTTGCAGCAGCTTTTTCAGGAGCTGGCAGGAGAG GAGGAAGAACTTGGCGCCCCTCAGCTCCAGATCTTGTTAAGCAtcgccctggagcctg CCAGGGCCCATGCCCAGACCCCCAGAGAAATCGGGCTCAGGACCTGTGAGCAGCTGCTGCAGTGTTTTGGG CATGGGGGAAGTCTGGACTTGTACCACTTCCAGCAGCTCTGGGGCCACCTCCTGGAGTGGCAG GCCACATTCGATAAGTTCGACGAGGACGCCTCTGGAACCATGAACTCCTATGAGCTGAGGCTGGCGCTGAATGCGGCGG GCTTCCACCTGAACAACCAGCTGACCCAGGCCCTCACGAGCCGCTACCGTGACAGCCGCCTGCGTGTGGACTTTGAGCGCTTCGTGTCCTGCATGGCCCAGCTCATCTGCATCTTCC GCCACTGCAGCCAGTACCTGGATGGGGGTGAGGGGGTCATCTGCCTGACCCACAGACAG TGGATGCAGGTGGCCACCTTCTCCTAG
- the LGALS7 gene encoding galectin-7 encodes MAGSFNVPHKTALPEGIRVGTVLRIRGLVPDKAGRFYVNLLCSEEPGSDAALHFNPRLDESTVVFNTLERGTWGAEERGSGIPFQRGQPFDVLLIATEEGFKAVIADSEYHHFRYRIPPGRVRALEVGGDLQLELVKIF; translated from the exons ATGGCCGGGAGCTTT AACGTCCCCCACAAGACCGCACTGCCCGAGGGCATCCGAGTGGGCACCGTGTTGAGAATTCGTGGTTTAGTCCCCGACAAGGCTGGCAG GTTCTACGTGAACCTGCTGTGCAGTGAGGAACCAGGCAGTGATGCCGCCCTGCATTTCAACCCCCGCCTGGACGAGTCCACGGTGGTCTTCAACACCCTGGAGCGCGGCACCTGGGGTGCAGAGGAGCGGGGCTCAGGCATTCCCTTCCAGCGAGGGCAGCCCTTCGACGTCCTCCTCATTGCCACCGAAGAAGGCTTCAAG GCGGTGATAGCAGATTCTGAATACCACCACTTCCGGTACCGGATCCCGCCAGGGCGCGTGCGCGCGTTGGAGGTGGGCGGGGACCTGCAGCTGGAGTTGGTGAAGATCTTCTGA